In one window of Streptomyces sp. FXJ1.172 DNA:
- a CDS encoding ABC transporter permease — translation MTTHVDPQAAPAPAEEFLNRPATLSQRIHSVLHRQPALSPAIVLVLAAVVFSLVNERFYALQNLSLVAQQVAVIGSLAVGQTVIILTAGIDLSIGAVMVLASLLMSKLVADSHWPGWLALLAGAVVAIAAQAVNGLLVTKIKLPPFIVTLGTLSVFTAITLIYAKGQTISLQPGNILMWSGQTVSLGQLNLTYGVLLMIALYAVVGYALRYTAWGRHLYAVGDDIEAARLAGISVNRVLLSAYMLAGLTIAVAAWVLVGRVGGGDPNSGLNANLQSITAVVIGGTSLFGGRGVVFGSLIGALIVQVFVNGLALAGIDPNYQVLAVGVLVIAAVSVDQWIRSVKS, via the coding sequence GTGACCACTCACGTGGACCCTCAAGCCGCACCGGCACCGGCGGAGGAGTTCCTCAACCGGCCCGCCACCCTCAGCCAGCGCATCCACTCGGTGCTGCACCGTCAGCCGGCGCTCAGCCCGGCCATCGTCCTGGTGCTCGCCGCCGTGGTGTTCTCCCTGGTGAACGAACGCTTCTACGCGTTGCAGAACCTCTCGCTCGTCGCCCAGCAGGTGGCCGTCATCGGTTCCCTCGCCGTCGGCCAGACCGTCATCATCCTCACCGCAGGCATCGACCTGTCGATCGGCGCAGTCATGGTGCTCGCCTCGCTGCTGATGTCGAAGCTCGTCGCGGACAGCCACTGGCCCGGCTGGCTCGCCCTGCTGGCCGGCGCGGTCGTCGCGATAGCCGCCCAGGCCGTCAACGGGCTGCTGGTGACCAAGATCAAGCTGCCGCCCTTCATCGTCACCCTCGGCACCCTCAGCGTCTTCACCGCGATCACCCTCATCTACGCCAAGGGCCAGACCATCTCGCTGCAGCCGGGCAACATCCTCATGTGGAGCGGCCAGACGGTCTCCCTCGGCCAGCTGAACCTGACCTACGGCGTCCTCCTCATGATCGCCCTGTACGCGGTGGTCGGCTACGCCCTGCGCTACACCGCCTGGGGACGCCACCTCTACGCGGTCGGCGACGACATCGAGGCCGCCCGCCTCGCCGGCATCTCCGTCAACCGTGTCCTGCTCAGCGCCTACATGCTCGCCGGTCTCACCATCGCTGTCGCGGCCTGGGTCCTCGTCGGCCGGGTCGGGGGCGGCGACCCCAACAGCGGTCTGAACGCCAACCTGCAGTCCATCACCGCCGTCGTGATCGGCGGCACCAGCCTGTTCGGCGGACGCGGCGTGGTCTTCGGCTCGCTGATCGGCGCGCTGATCGTCCAGGTCTTCGTCAACGGCCTTGCGCTGGCCGGCATCGACCCGAACTACCAAGTCCTCGCAGTCGGCGTCCTCGTGATCGCGGCTGTCTCCGTCGACCAGTGGATCCGGAGTGTGAAGTCGTGA